A DNA window from Brassica napus cultivar Da-Ae chromosome C1, Da-Ae, whole genome shotgun sequence contains the following coding sequences:
- the LOC106373472 gene encoding uncharacterized protein LOC106373472, translating into MTVSVQYPDSPSFSVTAVYAANNVDERRELWKNLVDTQALLSLNLSSWIIGGDFNEITHCAEHSETTFNQITPHMIELSACFEDLEVRDLRYHGPRFTWTNKQPDDPVAKNLDRILVNEHWLQAFPLCQAYFSAPIISDHSPGLVKLDCGKQVAGSKPFKFFNYLVRHPDFRSTIEAGWEISPEDSWTLSSLSKKQKLLKKFLKSLNKDNFSDIQKRVRETALLLQDLQVNSLTNPSESSFQAKRTCRDKLSFLKTIEEFFFHQKSIIKWLQLGDQNTGFFHKIAKARNFYNAIHSLLDLQGVVVSTPQEVGNLAVCHFKAILGPPLTAVTPHLLPLVQFFTVYHCSEDMRLTLAKISSMRL; encoded by the coding sequence ATGACTGTCTCTGTTCAGTATCCTgactctccttcattctctGTTACTGCAGTCTACGCAGCTAATAATGTGGACGAGAGAAGAGAACTCTGGAAAAATCTTGTCGATACTCAGGCGTTATTGTCCCTTAACCTCTCATCCTGGATTATCGGTGGGGACTTTAACGAGATAACCCACTGTGCAGAGCACTCTGAAACTACGTTCAACCAGATAACCCCACACATGATTGAGTTGTCTGCCTGCTTTGAAGACTTGGAAGTTCGGGACTTGAGATATCATGGGCCTCGATTTACCTGGACAAATAAACAGCCGGACGATCCAGTTGCTAAAAATTTGGATAGGATTTTGGTTAATGAACACTGGCTTCAAGCTTTCCCACTCTGCCAAGCCTACTTCTCGGCTCCTATTATCTCTGATCACTCTCCAGGACTTGTAAAACTTGACTGTGGAAAACAAGTGGCTGGATCCAAACCGTTTAAATTCTTTAACTACCTGGTAAGGCATCCAGACTTTCGCTCAACCATTGAGGCAGGTTGGGAAATTTCACCCGAAGATTCCTGGACACTCTCTTCTCTGAGTAAAAAACAGAAGCTCCTGAAGAAGTTCCTCAAATCCCTCAACAAGGACAACTTCTCAGACATTCAGAAAAGAGTGAGAGAGACTGCTCTTTTACTGCAAGATCTCCAAGTAAATTCTCTGACTAACCCCTCAGAATCATCTTTTCAAGCCAAGAGAACCTGCAGAGATAAGTTGTCTTTTCTAAAGACTATTGAGGAGTTTTTTTTTCACCAAAAGTCCATAATTAAATGGCTTCAGCTTGGAGACCAAAATACGGGATTTTTCCATAAAATTGCAAAGGCAAGAAACTTCTACAACGCCATCCACTCTCTTTTGGATCTTCAAGGAGTAGTTGTCTCCACGCCTCAGGAAGTCGGAAACCTGGCTGTCTGTCACTTTAAAGCAATTTTAGGACCTCCTCTCACGGCAGTAACTCCACATCTCCTGCCTTTGGTTCAATTCTTCACTGTCTACCATTGCTCTGAAGATATGAGGCTTACGCTGGCAAAAATTTCTTCAATGAGATTATGA
- the LOC106373473 gene encoding E3 ubiquitin-protein ligase At1g12760-like: protein MIYRDDDGSRTMQRRSQRRIEDDARAQTTTDRGRCGGTDEDDAEAQTTTDDDIEIIIRPKSVSPSVYSLSTPTPRLFHFTFSPPPPSSDAIDPAPLLLSGDENEGSNSNGGGEQQRSSSVRRPGLREAARLLSRASSGGGRAMREPSMVVREAAAEQLEERQSDWAYSKPIVVLDIVWNLAFVSVAGVILVMARNEHPIMPLRVWLLGYALQCVLHMVCVLVEYRRRNRVRNNRTPRSRSSSSSSSTDEDALGSRRNSHEETTILIFGGSS from the exons ATGATATACAGAGACGACGACGGATCGAGGACGATGCAGAGGCGCAGCCAACGACGGATCGAGGACGATGCAAGGGCGCAGACAACGACGGATCGAGGACGATGCGGAGGCACAGACGAGGACGATGCGGAGGCACAGACGACGACGGACGACGATATAGAG ATTATCATTAGGCCCAAATCTGTTTCTCCCAGCGTCTATAGTCTCTCCACCCCCACCCCTCGACTCTTCCACTTCACCTTCTCGCCGCCGCCACCGTCATCAGACGCCATCGATCCAGCGCCTCTGCTTCTGAGCGGCGACGAGAACGAGGGAAGCAACAGCAATGGAGGAGGAGAACAACAGAGATCATCATCCGTGAGGAGACCAGGGCTGAGGGAAGCCGCGAGGCTGCTGAGCCGAGCGAGCAGCGGCGGAGGGCGCGCGATGCGGGAGCCGTCTATGGTCGTGAGGGAGGCCGCGGCGGAGCAGCTCGAGGAGAGGCAGAGCGATTGGGCCTACTCGAAGCCCATCGTGGTGCTGGACATCGTGTGGAACTTGGCGTTTGTCTCGGTGGCTGGGGTTATTCTGGTGATGGCGAGGAATGAGCATCCGATCATGCCGCTTAGGGTTTGGCTCTTGGGGTATGCGTTGCAGTGTGTGTTGCATATGGTTTGTGTGTTGGTTGAGTATAGGAGGAGGAATAGGGTGAGGAATAATAGGACTCCGAGATcacgttcttcttcttcgtcttcctcgaCGGATGAAGATGCTTTGGGTTCAAGGAGGAATTCACATGAGGAG ACAACGATTCTGATATTTGGAGGTTCcagttaa